A region from the Branchiostoma floridae strain S238N-H82 chromosome 9, Bfl_VNyyK, whole genome shotgun sequence genome encodes:
- the LOC118423003 gene encoding C-type lectin lectoxin-Lio2-like: protein MDAILCQSGWREHNNHCYKLMRDKASWSTAKSMCKTIGASLVSITSSDENNFIKSFISKDSERAVWIGLRRNGESWKWADGSRFSYRNWHQGEPNDSFWNGGEDCANIYAKTGNNWANTVKWTRGKWEDSNCSKKNHFICKKAKDMTSQM, encoded by the exons atggATG CCATACTATGTCAAAGTGGATGGAGGGAACAcaacaaccactgctacaagTTGATGAGAGACAAAGCGAGCTGGTCTACAGCAAAGTCCATGTGTAAGACAATTGGTGCAAGCCTGGTCTCTATCACAAGCTCGGATGAGAACAATTTCATCAAAAGTTTCATCTCGAAAG ACAGCGAGAGGGCGGTCTGGATTGGACTTCGTAGGAATGGGGAATCTTGGAAGTGGGCTGATGGTTCACGATTCAGCTATAGGAATTGGCACCAGGGTGAGCCTAACGACAGTTTCTGGAACGGTGGAGAAGACTGTGCGAACATATACGCTAAG ACCGGCAACAATTGGGCAAATACCGTGAAATGGACACGCGGCAAATGGGAAGACAGCAACTGCAGCaagaaaaatcatttcattTGTAAGAAGGCAAAAGACATGACATCCCAGATGTAA
- the LOC118423241 gene encoding uncharacterized protein LOC118423241 — MSVTSIILSLWKALSPRTLKCRFVAYVRRYEENIDFHVVCRDECVETDDYLPGFIMCGNQAATVPLISGDALYVSVRILEGQKRSEQMVLHPQQCRGKNGQSVQMWLNSPNIKPVMGEVVITSLRTSTTVCIFTFQEVTAFPRTTIASRKRSSGSPPTLAMSQYEVVMPEKADWQQKGDYDSKLRKGTTTASQKRASGRFVPVRVITLDEMDRPGWQQKDDGDSISKGGDKDTKPTTERPIHYGHGRRLMIATLVALFVGAFWAVTIFMQDLYMLTDQHTSIPVPVAPFTIRSYVVGTEGRVIQEYGGVKLIFPQGCVSEERVISVEVDVMPIDDLVNQKFQALSAVITVKQSQTTPFLKPVTVTLPWMWRKYTFLPEVNTTLMHFQPNHGLPIVLISTNLTTR, encoded by the exons ATGTCTGTAACCTCTATAATATTATCACTTTGGAAAGCCTTGTCACCAAGAACTTTAAAGTGTCGGTTTGTCGCTTATGTCAGACGGTATGAAGAAAACATCGACTTCCACGTTGTTTGCAGAGACGAGTGCGTTGAAACAGATGATTATCTCCCAGGTTTCATCATGTGTGGAAATCAAGCAGCAACGGTTCCTCTTATTTCTGGAGATGCACTTTACGTTTCTGTAAGAATCCTCGAAGGCCAGAAACGGTCCGAGCAGATGGTACTCCACCCCCAGCAATGCCGTGGTAAAAACGGCCAGTCTGTACAAATGTGGCTAAATAGCCCTAACATAAAACCTGTGATGGGCGAAGTTGTCATCACGAGTCTTCGAACCTCTACGACTGTTTGTATTTTTACTTTCCAG GAGGTGACCGCCTTTCCTC GCACCACCATCGCCTCTCGGAAACGATCCAGTGGAAGTCCACCGACCTTGGCGATGTCCCAATATGAGGTGGTGATGCCAGAAAAGGCAGACTGGCAACAGAAAGGCGATTACGACTCAAAGTTACGTAAAG GCACCACCACCGCCTCTCAGAAACGAGCCAGTGGAAGATTTGTACCGGTACGAGTGATTACCCTAGATGAGATGGACAGGCCAGGATGGCAACAGAAAGACGATGGTGACTCGATTTCGAAAG GTGGCGATAAAGACACAAAGCCAACAACTGAGAGACCTATCCACTACGGACACGGGAGACGATTGATG ATAGCAACATTGGTGGCCTTATTCGTAGGGGCATTCTGGGCCGTAACCATATTCATGCAAGATCTGTACATGTTAACAG ATCAACACACTAGCATTCCTGTGCCTGTGGCCCCGTTCACCATCCGTTCCTATGTAGTAGGCACTGAAGGCCGGGTGATTCAGGAGTACGGTGGAGTGAAACTGATTTTTCCACAAGGTTGCGTTTCTGAGGAAAGGGTCATCTCCGTGGAG GTTGATGTCATGCCCATCGATGACCTGGTCAACCAAAAGTTCCAGGCGCTAAGTGCGGTTATCACAGTGAAACAGAGTCAGACCACACCTTTCCTGAAGCCGGTCACAGTAACGTTGCCATGGATGTGGCGAAAGTATACATTCCTACCAGAGGTTAACACAACCCTGATGCACTTCCAGCCAAACCATGGTCTGCCTATAGTGCTGATCTCTACGAATCTGACCACACGGTGA